From the Daphnia magna isolate NIES linkage group LG3, ASM2063170v1.1, whole genome shotgun sequence genome, one window contains:
- the LOC116934056 gene encoding LOW QUALITY PROTEIN: basement membrane-specific heparan sulfate proteoglycan core protein-like (The sequence of the model RefSeq protein was modified relative to this genomic sequence to represent the inferred CDS: inserted 1 base in 1 codon): protein MRCVLTGSQQGIYLDWVRSDGGSLPADKEIRDGILYLRNVQPDAAGVYSCIGISSQGTQIFSADRRLEVVAPPRLRLEPQRQVVRPGDQVEIRCEASGDQPITINWYKMDGVLPPAVLVNNGQLQFRGIAVSDAGRYVCAARNSVGQAEAVAEVIVNEDRVVSGTTGGQRQTDVYIGSTVELSCNLAAGTTGRIQWSRDRGLLPPTAFKTAENKLELTNVQPSDAGRYLCEVTGRQGTSSEYVLLNVKTANATCAHNEFQCKDGQCLKNSTRCNQKIDCKDKSDELNCFIGYKTRKIRGAPTLAVSLTPNKESVRRGDNLEVRCEVTGDPSALVSWRRIGGSLSRNVQVLGNLLRVTDVKPENGGVYRCQVLSTAGTFEENYVLSIQTDNEMPHNDEIAVETRTVSVQSAVMMECRTDLRQPVKYTWSRQGGILPKSARVEGSKLSIPEVRAEDAGTYVCTARNAEETMDLPTVLVVTGVVPYFAQAPLSYMQMPTLPNAYMEFDIEISFKPESPDGLILYNGQQAGGSGDFISFGLNNGYPEFRFDVGAGPAIMKSDKAIDMGKWHTVKLSRNRKNGSMTVDEDGGTFHGSATGRFLGLDLIEPLYIGGVPNIRSIHKLAGFSRGFVGCIGRLVVGSSAHELVRDATNSRGITTCETCALNPCENGGVCQEAYTQQGYTCICPSGFSGLNCDKIGETCYPGACGMGRCVNMAGGFECQCPLGKTGMNCEKEIIIYEPAFTEGSFIAYPTPPKNALRKMRMSMRIKPRQIKDSLLAYCAQTEEGQGDFSSLAIKDKRVEFRFDSGSGPAILRSDREIRAGEWVQITADRSFRDGVLFVNDGSEVRGKSPGSTRGLNLNTRLFVGGWDRQHVRLSPGVNVTSSFDGCLSQFEVQGMELDLVNSVIDSANVEDCGGASACERKPCANGGLCTETGSSLTDYTCQCEEGFSGKSCEIEADLCQVIRPCQNGGSCIGTYNAYKCNCPMGFXGSNCERNVDVAEEAFFQGDSYVEMDKALFPHASSNTAETITVEFSTLEPNGILMWHGQKPETISRGQDFVSLTVVDGRLEFSYELGSGPVQIITPVRVDDGKRHRAVARRTARDGSLELDGVILENGRSPEGPHQILNTKGNIYVGGLPNAEAMTTGRYIHGLKGCIHHLEIQESGVINFQRAALSAINVVPCSRRMSMMPSSLVLSRGGAHSNSTFVEMGNEHHQSYYTADSDESGRRSKTYKTGGGTKAGGKIQIVNNNGQRDVLRPKSRTAASSSPPTAGHSFLYQTALLAVVCQFIVFFV, encoded by the exons ATGCGATGCGTCCTCACCGGATCGCAGCAAGGCATTTACCTGGATTGGGTGCGCAGTGACGGCGGCTCTCTACCAGCCGACAAGGAGATTCGCGATGGCATCCTCTACCTTCGCAACGTCCAACCGGACGCTGCCGGAGTCTATTCGTGCATCGGAATCAGTTCGCAAGGCACTCAGATCTTCAGCGCCGACAGGCGTCTGGAAGTCGTTG CCCCGCCACGTCTTCGTTTGGAACCACAACGTCAAGTCGTACGACCTGGCGATCAAGTGGAAATTCGCTGCGAGGCTTCCGGTGACCAGCCCATTACCATCAACTGGTACAAAATGGATGGCGTTTTGCCACCGGCCGTTCTCGTCAACAACGGCCAATTACAG TTCCGAGGTATCGCCGTTTCCGATGCGGGTCGTTACGTCTGCGCGGCTCGCAACTCGGTCGGCCAGGCTGAAGCCGTAGCTGAAGTCATCGTCAACG AGGATCGAGTTGTTAGTGGGACGACTGGCGGCCAGCGCCAGACTGACGTCTACATCGGTAGCACGGTGGAGCTGAGCTGCAACTTGGCGGCTGGAACAACTGGCCGTATCCAATGGAGCCGCGATCGAGGTCTTTTGCCACCCACCGCCTTCAAGACGGCCGAAAACAAATTGGAATTGACGAACGTGCAGCCGAGCGACGCTGGACGTTACCTGTGCGAAGTGACTGGACGCCAAGGAACATCATCCGAATACGTTCTTCTCAATGTCAAAA CGGCAAACGCGACGTGCGCCCATAATGAGTTCCAATGCAAGGACGGCCAGTGCCTCAAGAATTCGACGCGTTGTAACCAGAAAATTGATTGCAAAGACAAGTCCGACGAGCTCAACTGTTTTATCGGATACAAAACTCGCAAAATACGCG GAGCGCCCACGTTGGCCGTCAGCCTCACACCCAACAAGGAGTCGGTCCGTCGTGGCGACAATTTAGAAGTGCGATGCGAAGTGACTGGCGATCCTTCAGCCTTGGTCTCATGGCGTCGCATCGGCGGCTCTCTGTCGCGCAACGTTCAAGTGCTCGGCAACCTTCTCAG AGTGACGGATGTCAAACCGGAGAATGGCGGCGTGTATCGCTGTCAGGTGCTCAGCACGGCCGGCACGTTCGAGGAGAATTACGTCCTCTCTATACAAA CCGATAATGAAATGCCACATAATGACGAAATCGCAGTGGAAACGCGCACCGTCTCCGTCCAGTCTGCCGTCATGATGGAATGCCGCACGGACTTGCGTCAACCCGTCAAATACACGTGGTCACGTCAAGGAGGCATCCTTCCCAAATCCGCCAGAGTCGAAGGc TCGAAATTATCGATCCCCGAAGTTCGAGCCGAAGACGCCGGCACGTACGTCTGCACGGCTCGCAATGCGGAAGAAACGATGGATCTGCCGACCGTGTTGGTCGTGACGGGAGTGGTGCCTTACTTCGCCCAGGCTCCGCTTTCCTACATGCAAATGCCCACCTTACCCAACGCTTACATGGAATTCGACATTGAAATCTCCTTCAAACCGGAGTCGCCCGATGGCCTCATCCTCTACAACGGCCAACAGGCCGGCGGCAGTGGCGACTTCATTTCATTCGGCCTCAACAATGGCTACCCCGAGTTCCGTTTCGACGTCGGCGCCGGCCCGGCCATCATGAAATCAGACAAAGCCATCGACATGGGCAAGTGGCACACCGTCAAACTGTCCCGCAATCGCAAAAACGGCTCCATGACCGTCGACGAAGATGGCGGCACTTTCCACGGCTCAGCCACTGGCCGCTTCCTCGGGCTCGATCTGATCGAGCCCCTCTACATCGGCGGCGTGCCCAACATCCGATCCATCCACAAACTGGCCGGATTCTCACGTGGCTTCGTCGGCTGCATCGGCCGTTTGGTGGTCGGCTCTTCGGCCCACGAACTCGTCCGCGACGCGACCAACAGTCGCGGCATCACCACGTGCGAAACGTGCGCCCTCAATCCGTGCGAGAACGGCGGAGTGTGCCAAGAGGCCTACACCCAGCAGGGCTACACGTGCATCTGCCCGTCGGGCTTCTCGGGACTGAATTGCGACAAGATCGGCGAGACTTGCTACCCGGGTGCGTGCGGTATGGGTCGTTGCGTCAACATGGCCGGCGGATTCGAGTGTCAATGTCCGCTCGGTAAGACGGGCATGAATTGCGAGAAGGAGATCATCATCTACGAGCCAGCCTTCACGGAAGGATCTTTTATCGCGTATCCCACCCCGCCGAAGAACGCGCTCAGAAA GATGCGGATGTCGATGCGGATCAAGCCGAGGCAAATCAAGGATTCCCTGCTGGCCTATTGCGCTCAAACTGAAGAGGGACAAGGCGATTTTTCGTCGCTGGCCATCAAAGACAAGCGGGTCGAGTTCCGATTCGATTCCGGATCGGGTCCAGCCATTTTGAGGAGCGATCGCGAAATACGAGCCGGCGAGTGGGTTCAAATAACGGCAGATCGCAGCTTCCGCGACGGTGTTTTGTTCGTCAACGACGGGTCGGAGGTGCGCGGAAAGTCGCCCGGCTCCACGCGCGGACTCAACCTCAACACCCGTCTCTTTGTCGGCGGATGGGATCGCCAACACGTCCGTCTCAGCCCCGGTGTCAACGTCACCAGCTCCTTTGACGGATGCCTGTCGCAATTCGAAGTTCAAGGCATGGAATTGGATCTGGTGAATTCCGTCATCGATTCGGCCAATGTCGAGGACTGCGGAGGCGCCAGCGCCTGCGAGCGCAAACCCTGCGCCAACGGCGGCCTGTGCACGGAGACGGGCTCGAGTCTGACCGACTACACGTGCCAGTGCGAGGAGGGTTTCAGCGGCAAGAGTTGCGAAATCGAAGCCGATTTGTGCCAGGTGATTCGACCGTGCCAAAATGGCGGCAGCTGTATCGGCACTTATAACGCCTACAAATGCAATTGCCCCATGGGCT GGGGCAGCAATTGCGAACGCA ACGTCGATGTAGCCGAAGAGGCCTTCTTCCAGGGCGACAGTTATGTGGAAATGGACAAAGCTCTCTTTCCTCACGCATCGTCCAACACGGCCGAAACGATCACCGTCGAATTCTCTACATTGGAGCCCAATGGCATCCTCATGTGGCACGGACAAAAGCCCGAAACGATTAGCCGCGGCCAAGATTTCGTCTCGCTAACAG TGGTGGACGGTCGACTGGAGTTTAGCTACGAATTGGGGTCGGGCCCTGTTCAGATAATTACGCCCGTTCGAGTTGATGACGGGAAACGGCATCGCGCTGTGGCCCGTCGCACGGCCCGCGACGGATCTCTCGAATTGGATGGAGTCATCCTGGAGAACGGCCGCAGTCCGGAAGGACCTCATCAAATCTTAAACACCAAGGGCAACATTTACGTCGGTGGCCTACCCAATGCCGAAGCTATGACAACCGGCCGTTACATCCACGGCCTGAAAGGTTGCATCCATCACTTGGAAATTCAAGAATCGGGAGTCATCAATTTCCAACGAGCGGCCCTTTCAGCCATCAACGTCGTTCCTTGTTCAAG ACGCATGTCGATGATGCCGTCCTCCCTGGTTCTCAGCCGAGGCGGAGCTCATTCGAATTCCACTTTCGTCGAAATGGGCAACGAACATCATCAAAGTTATTACACGGCCGATTCAGACGAATCCGGCCGACGTTCGAAAACTTATAAAACCGGCGGCGGTACTAAGGCGGGCGGCAAAATTCAAATCGTTAATAACAACGGCCAGCGAGACGTGCTGAGACCGAAATCTCGAACAGCCGCATCGTCGTCTCCGCCGACAGCCGGACACTCGTTTTTGTATCAAACAGCTCTGCTCGCCGTTGTTTGCCAGTTTAtcgtttttttcgtttga